The Lycium ferocissimum isolate CSIRO_LF1 chromosome 1, AGI_CSIRO_Lferr_CH_V1, whole genome shotgun sequence genome includes a region encoding these proteins:
- the LOC132067418 gene encoding F-box protein CPR1-like → MGYDTTGDDYKIIMISIGRPTRAKISSEILALKSGSWRSSEYPTGIHRLTGFYDTGMDYLAFVHGAFHWVGLSRYYTIVSFNISNEVYGVIQLLEQMCYNLERETTEKSDIGLSILEGMLCFYSTYNRGVGNFNLWVMKDYGVKESWTVLLTIQDSNLYSLRPRYRYADGEVLLRCRPLQHLYVVEYTTSKGPFGLCLSKNVL, encoded by the coding sequence ATGGGCTATGACACAACTGGTGACGATTATAAGATCATTATGATTAGCATAGGTAGGCCTACTCGTGCAAAAATATCCAGTGAAATCCTAGCGCTAAAAAGTGGTTCCTGGAGAAGTAGTGAATATCCAACTGGCATTCACCGTTTGACTGGTTTTTACGATACTGGTATGGATTATTTGGCATTTGTACATGGAGCATTCCATTGGGTTGGCTTGTCACGATATTATACTATTGTTTCATTTAATATTTCAAATGAGGTGTACGGAGTGATACAGTTGCTGGAGCAAATGTGCTATaatttagagagagaaactaCGGAGAAAAGCGATATTGGGCTTTCAATATTGGAAGGAATGCTTTGCTTTTATTCTACATATAATAGAGGGGTGGGCAACTTTAACTTGTGGGTAATGAAAGACTATGGTGTTAAGGAATCTTGGACGGTATTGCTTACAATTCAAGATTCTAATCTTTATTCACTTAGACCAAGATACAGGTATGCGGATGGTGAAGTGCTACTACGCTGTAGGCCTCTACAACATCTTTATGTTGTTGAATATACGACATCCAAGGGACCATTTGGATTATGCCTTTCAAAGAATGTTCTATAA
- the LOC132059561 gene encoding ACT domain-containing protein ACR8-like produces MKFNTENMDMEWPVFLDEYEKLVFRMTTPRVMIDNASCSNATLVMIDTARKHGILLEAVQVLTDLNLSIKKAYVSCDGRWFMDVFHVTDLDGNKLTDKKVISYIEQSLETIHCASSKSYNGLTALELTGTDRIGLLSEVFAVLTDLQCNVVEAKMWTHNGRIASRIYIKESHSGSPIEDSQKIDRIKARLKNVLKGDNDIRSAKTSVSLAVTHTERRLHQMMFADRDYERKPVIRTSDDTPIVSVLNCLEKGYSVVNIQCKDRTKLLFDVVCTLTDMQYVVFHATIDSAGDRAYLEFFIRHTDGTPISSDAEKQRVILCLQAAIERRASEGVRLELCTGDKQGLLADVTRTFRENGLNVTRAEISTTGDSALNIFYITDARGNPADSVIIESVREQIGWNDLKVKELPLINHQKVDRDEPTVGVGGAMLVSLGSIFRRNLYNLGLIKSFS; encoded by the exons atgaaattcaacacagaaaatatggatatggagtgGCCTGTTTTTTTGGATGAATATGAAAAGCTTGTTTTTCGAATGACTACTCCAAG GGTTATGATCGACAACGCCAGTTGTTCAAACGCCACGCTTGTTATG ATTGATACTGCAAGGAAACATGGAATTCTTCTTGAAGCAGTTCAAGTTCTCACGGATCTGAACCTTTCGATCAAGAAAGCTTATGTCTCCTGCGATGGTCGATGGTTTATGGATG TTTTTCATGTTACTGACTTGGATGGAAACAAGTTAACAGACAAAAAAGTCATCAGTTACATCGAAcag TCACTTGAGACAATTCACTGCGCAAGTTCAAAGAGCTACAATGGCTTGACAGCTCTGGAACTAACTGGGACGGATCGAATTGGCCTTTTATCGGAGGTCTTTGCCGTACTAACAGATTTACAATGCAACGTAGTTGAAGCTAAAATGTGGACTCATAATGGTCGTATTGCCTCCCGGATATACATAAAGGAAAGCCACTCGGGGTCCCCAATTGAGGACTCACAGAAGATTGACAGAATTAAAGCGCGTTTAAAGAACGTGCTTAAGGGGGATAACGATATTCGAAGTGCTAAAACATCTGTGTCTTTAGCTGTCACGCATACAGAAAGAAGACTTCACCAAATGATGTTTGCAGACCGGGATTATGAAAGAAAGCCAGTGATTAGGACTAGTGACGATACCCCAATAGTATCGGTATTAAACTGTTTGGAAAAGGGTTATTCTGTAGTAAATATTCAGTGCAAAGATCGAACGAAGCTTCTATTTGATGTCGTTTGCACGTTAACAGACATGCAGTATGTTGTGTTCCATGCCACAATTGATTCCGCTGGGGACAGGGCATACttg GAATTCTTCATTAGGCATACAGATGGAACCCCGATTAGTTCAGACGCTGAAAAGCAACGTGTGATTCTATGTCTACAAGCTGCAATCGAAAGAAGAGCATCTGAG GGGGTGAGGCTGGAACTATGCACAGGGGATAAACAAGGATTATTAGCCGATGTAACGAGAACATTCCGGGAGAACGGCCTAAACGTGACAAGGGCTGAGATATCAACGACAGGGGATTCAGCtctaaatatattttacataaCAGATGCAAGGGGAAATCCAGCCGATTCAGTGATCATTGAGTCTGTTAGGGAACAAATCGGATGGAATGACttgaaagtgaaggaattgCCATTGATCAATCATCAAAAGGTTGATAGAGATGAGCCCACAGTGGGTGTAGGCGGGGCCATGTTGGTGTCACTTGGTAGCATATTTAGAAGGAATCTCTACAACTTGGGGTTGATCAAGTCATTTTCTTGA